One window of the Trifolium pratense cultivar HEN17-A07 linkage group LG2, ARS_RC_1.1, whole genome shotgun sequence genome contains the following:
- the LOC123906011 gene encoding chalcone synthase 5-like translates to MVSVSEICKAQRAEGPATILAIGTANPPNCIEQSTFSDFYFRITNNEHKTELKQKFQRMCDKSTIKRRYAYLTEEIVKDNPNFCAYTAPSFDARQEIMVVEIPKLAKEAAVKAIKEWNQPKSKITHLIFCTFSGGDIPGADYQLAKLLGLHPNVKRYMMYQQGCFGGGTVLRLAKDLAENNKGARVLVVCSEVTAIAFCGPSETHLENLVGQALFGDGAAAVIVGSDLLPEIEKPLFEIVKTAQTFVPDSEEAIFAHQREAGLKFHIGRNVSEVVSKNIEKALIAAFKPLGISDYNSIFWIAHPGGPAILDQVERKLGLMPEKMRATREVLSEYGNMSSASVLFILDVMRTKSSQDQLKTTGEGLDWGVLFGFGPGLTIETVVLHSVAI, encoded by the exons ATGGTGAGTGTGTCTGAAATTTGCAAGGCTCAGAGGGCAGAAGGCCCTGCAACTATCCTGGCCATTGGTACTGCAAATCCACCAAATTGTATTGAACAAAGCACATTTTCTGATTTCTACTTTAGAATCACAAATAACGAGCACAAAACCGAACTCAAACAGAAATTCCAACGCATGT GTGATAAATCTACGATCAAGAGGAGATATGCATACCTAACAGAAGAGATTGTGAAagataatcctaatttttgcgCTTATACGGCACCTTCTTTTGATGCTAGGCAAGAAATTATGGTGGTAGAGATACCTAAACTAGCGAAAGAGGCTGCAGTGAAGGCCATCAAAGAATGGAACCAACCAAAGTCAAAGATTACACATTTAATCTTTTGCACATTTAGTGGCGGAGACATTCCCGGTGCAGATTATCAACTCGCAAAACTTTTAGGACTTCACCCAAATGTGAAAAGGTACATGATGTACCAACAAGGGTGTTTTGGAGGTGGTACGGTGCTTCGTTTAGCCAAAGATTTGGCGGAGAATAACAAAGGTGCTCGTGTGTTAGTTGTTTGTTCTGAAGTCACCGCGATCGCATTTTGTGGTCCTAGTGAGACTCACCTAGAAAATCTTGTTGGACAAGCATTATTTGGGGATGGAGCTGCTGCAGTCATTGTTGGCTCCGACCTATTACCAGAAATAGAGAAACCCCTATTTGAGATAGTTAAGACTGCACAAACATTTGTTCCCGATAGTGAAGAAGCTATTTTTGCTCACCAGCGCGAAGCTGGGCTAAAATTTCATATTGGCAGGAATGTCTCTGAGGTTGTCTCAAAGAATATTGAGAAAGCGCTGATTGCGGCATTCAAACCATTAGGCATTTCTGATTACAACTCAATCTTTTGGATTGCTCACCCGGGTGGACCTGCAATTCTTGATCAAGTCGAGCGAAAGTTAGGCTTGATGCCTGAAAAGATGAGGGCTACTAGAGAAGTGCTTAGTGAATATGGTAACATGTCTAGTGCATCTGTATTGTTTATCTTGGATGTCATGAGGACAAAATCGTCCCAAGATCAACTTAAGACCACAGGTGAAGGACTTGATTGGGGTGTGTTATTTGGCTTTGGACCTGGACTTACAATTGAAACTGTTGTTTTACATAGTGTGGCTATTTGA